A genomic window from Triticum urartu cultivar G1812 chromosome 7, Tu2.1, whole genome shotgun sequence includes:
- the LOC125521028 gene encoding nuclear speckle RNA-binding protein A-like isoform X1: MADAYWRYADLQRQQQQQHMPPPSAGAPQSSLAAAGQQPLKRPRPGDYSADGPGAPEMAGYYPRDEERPGYAAVRDTQALNASYERFLRTGQIQSYGAGPAGGSVRPTAGASAGGYQADDRPGMAAGGMNGRNVGFGGGMPEPPLPPDASNTLFIEGIPPDCERREVSHIFRPFVGFQEVRLVNKEPRHPGGDPIVLCFVDFTNAAQAAIAMEALQGYKFDEHDRSSPQLRLQFARFKGPRGQAGGPGGGGGGGGSGGIRR, encoded by the exons ATGGCGGACGCGTACTGGAGGTACGCCGACCTTCAGcgccagcagcagcagcagcacatGCCGCCCCCCTCCGCCGGGGCCCCGCAGTCGTCGCTGGCCGCCGCCGGGCAGCAGCCCCTCAAGCGCCCCCGCCCCGGCGACTACTCCGCCG ATGGACCTGGTGCTCCTGAAATGGCTGGCTATTACCCTCGTGATGAAGAAAGGCCAGGATATGCTGCCGTGAGAGATACACAGGCTCTTAATGCTTCCTATGAGCGTTTTCTGCGTACTGGG CAAATTCAGTCCTATGGCGCTGGACCTGCTGGTGGATCTGTCAGGCCTACCGCGGGAGCCAGTGCTGGTGGCTACCAAGCTGATGATCGTCCGGGGATGGCTGCTGGGGGCATGAATGGCAGGAATGTTGGTTTTGGTGGTGGAATGCCAGAGCCTCCCCTTCCCCCAGATGCCTCAAACACCTTGTTTATTGAGGGCATCCCTCCTGATTGTGAACGTCGAGAAGTTTCTC ATATCTTTCGACCATTTGTTGGTTTTCAGGAGGTGAGGCTTGTAAACAAAGAACCAAGACAT CCTGGCGGCGATCCAATCGTCCTCTGTTTTGTTGATTTCACTAATGCTGCTCAAGCAGCTATTGCCATGGAAGCTTTGCAAG GCTATAAGTTTGATGAACATGACCGCAGTTCACCTCAACTGCGGCTGCAGTTTGCTCGTTTTAAGGGTCCAAGGGGGCAAGCAGGaggacctggtggtggtggtggtggcggcggcagcggtggtATTAGGCGTTAA